Part of the Orcinus orca chromosome 5, mOrcOrc1.1, whole genome shotgun sequence genome, TATTAGTTTTTGGGTCTGGTCTCATAGGTTACCTTTGCTTTATGAGTCATGTTCTATTAAACTCACCTTTTGTGCTTCCATTTCTGCCACTGTGCTCCTTCCTCAAATAATCTTGTGAAATGTCTGAACATATTATATACAGTCTTGAATTCGTTTCAtaaatgttcattcattcattcagcaaatatctatGGTGCCTttcctatgtaccaggcactaatTTAGTTGCTAAGCATATTGCTCTGAACATATTAGAGGACAAGACAGGCTataaacatgtatatacataAGAAAATTTCAGGGAGTGATAAGTATTAGGATAAAAATAGAACAGGCTACTGCACATGTGCCTGGGGGAAGAAGAAAGTAGCGTCAGAGTGGTTAGGGTGGGCCTCTCTGAGCACTTGATACCTGAATGATGAAAAGGGGACAGCCATGCAAAAAGAGGCTGAGCAAATCGAATCCCAAGCAGAGAAGAGCAGTGCAAACACCCTGAAGTATGAATAAATTTGATATGTTTGCAgacagaaagaaggccagtgttCTTGGGATTAGAGTGAGCAAAAAAGGGGTAGTACAAGCAGAGGAGTTTGTAGAATAAGTGGGGTCAAATCATGTAGGTCACGTTAAGACATTTGGATGTAGTGTAAAAAATatgcttcttttgtttgtttctttagtatATTTGTCTTAACTTCTCAGAAAGAGTATAAACTTCTTGGGGGCTTATtaatactcaatatttttatcCTCCAAGGTACTACTACTGTTTTTAAATACACACTTTGTAAACATGGGGTGGAACTCAGAAGACTGAATTCTGATCCCAGCTCTATGAACTAGCTGTAGGTCATGGcatttctttgtttcctcatATGGTCATTGAGGAGATTGGATAGCTCCCTTCTAGTGCTAAAATTTGACGTCCTTATGAATATATGTGAAAGAATGTTGAAGACATTATAAGTGCTATATTAATACATTATAATATGGATACAGAGGGTTATAgataaattaagttaaatttattGCCCTAGAAGTCCCAAATTATGCCACAGAAATAGCTGCTTTTTGTCATATGCTCTGGcatttttattccctttaaaGCCTTCCACTATTTATTATACTTCACTCAGGTTAATAATTAACACCTAGTACCATTCTATCTTATATCTCATCTTCTCATCTTCTTTTGCAacttctttaataaaataaacgTTTTATCTCCCCCAAACTATTGTATCTGTTCTTTCCTCTTGGTTATTTCATGCATCTCAAATAGCCACATACACAATCATACCTCTGTTTTTTTCAAACACTCTACATTTATCTTCTAAGGatatttattttgtgactttCAGAAAAACTGGCTTCTCAGATTACTCTCCTAGAGGCTCAGAAGAGAACTGGAGAGGCAGATAGAGAAGTCAGTGAGGTAAgtgatgcattctttttttttttaatgatttattttatttattttggctgtgttgtgtcttcgtagctgtgcgtggactttctctagttgcggtgagtgagggctactcttcgttgtggtgtgcgggcttctcattggggtggcttgttttgttgtggagcacaggctctaggtgcccaggcatagtagttgtggctcgcgggctctagggtgcaggctcagtagttgtggctcgtgggctctagggcgcaggctcagtagctgtggtgcatcggcttagttgcttcgtggcatgtggaatcttcccagaccagggctcaaacccatgtctcctgcattggcaggcggactcttaaccactgtgccaccagggaagaccgatGCATTCTTAAAATAATCAGAATATGAGCTCAATCAAAGGGAGGTAATTTCAAACCTAAGCTTTTCTGCAATTTTCTAATGTTGATAGAGAATTACATTACCTGGAAAGTGAGGTTTAAGAGTtgtaatgtttattatttatcttttactctcacttgtttctaaatatttggaatttttttgtttgttcagaaCCAACGCAAGTACAGTAGCACTTGCTTGGGATTTGATAACCCATTTTTCATGCTAGGTTATCATTTATTTCAGCTTCTTTGCCCATCTCAGATAAGTTTCTCAGTGAAGAGATTAGATAAAGTCTCTAGTCTCTCCCCAAATCCCCTTCCCCAGTTGGCACAGTTTCACTTAGGATTATATTAAAAAGGGTATTGTCAGAGAATGGTGCTTTTTATAACCTAAAAATTACTGTAAGAAATGTATGGTTGCTCAATATTCTGCTGATTTAAGATTACTGTTAGCTGTACTGTGTTTAATTGTCCTTCCAATCAACAAGTCAGTGATAGACTCATAAATGGCTTTGGGGAATAAtgtaacttcctttttttaaaaaaattatttatttatttatttttggctgtgttgcatcttcgttgctgcacgtgggctttctctagttgtggcgagtgggggctactcttcgttgcggtacatgggcttctcattgtggtggcttctcttattgtggaggacgggttctaggcgcacaagcttcagtagttgcagcacgtgggctcagtagttgtggctcgcgggctctggagcgcaggctcagtagttgtggctcacggacttagtttttctgtggcatatgggatcttcccagaccagggattggacccatgTCCCCAAACTCatttaataaaatactaaatTTGCCATGAGATTCACTGGTTTTGTTTCCCAAGAAAACAATTATAGAATAATTTATGTGGATTGAGCAGTCTAACACAGTAATCCTTGTAATAGTAACTTGGTTAATATTTTGTAAAACAGGTCCATAATCTCTTCCCAATCCCCAACAGAACtcctttttgattattttatccTGGCAATTTATCTCAATCAACTTGTTTGATATTTGTCTGTTAATGGCTGTCTTATCTAATACTTCCCATTTCAATAGATAGTTTAGGAAAAGGAATCCCTAACTTCCTCCTTGGCATGGgatgaaacaaaaatttaattcatttcctgcttccctttttatttttaagcagttCTTAGGAGAAATAAGTAGTTTTAATCTGAAGGAAAAGTTTCCCAAGTGaggaatatttagaaaatgagTCTCAGGTTTCCTTAAGTGTTATGAATATGACATGACCTCAGTGCAGCATTGACAGGATGCCCTCAGAGGTCCAAGTTGGGAAAACTGATGTTAAAAGTATTTAGCAGTGTTATGTTAGGAAGGTTTGGACAGAAAAGTTTTAGGTTTTGGAAAATGCACAAAATACCAGTTTTTACTTaggctcctttctccctccctccctccctccctccctccctccctccctccgttccttccttccttcctccctccctccctccctccctttctttctttctaataaatttatttatttattatttatttatattggagatttatttattttggctgcactgggtcttcgttgcagcacgcaggcttctctagttgaggtgcacaggctctagagtgcacaggctcagtagttgtggcatgagggcttagttgtggtatgtgggatcttagttccctgaccagggattgaacctgggccccctgcattgggagtgcggagtcttaaccactgaaccaccagggaagtccctacttagGCTCTTTTCTATAAAACATTTGATtgaggctttttctttctttttttaaaaacagatgagcATGGTTGATATTGCCAGGCTCAACAAGAGCAGCTCTTCTGCTGAGGAAAGTGGACAAGATGTCCTGGAGAACACATTTTCTCAGAAGCATAAAGAACTATCCACTTTATTGTTGGAAATGAAAGAAGCCCAAGAGGAGATTGCATTCCTTAAGTTGCAGCTTCAAGGCAAAAGGGCAGACGGTGACCCTGAGGTCCCTgaccaaaaagaaatgaaacagacagAGAGTGAAGGAATACCTCCAGTTAAAATGACAGTATTGCTTGAAGATACAGGGCAACATTTTCCCCCCATGCCAAATGAAGGGAGCGGTCTTCCAAcaactgagaaagaagaacagataaaCACTAAATACCAACACAGAACATCTGAGGAAATATCTTTAAGTGACACTGGAATGGAATTAAAATCAGCAAAGcaggatgatgatgataaatcCCCTTCTGTGGTATCAGGTATTTGTCAGTATCACCAGGATGAATTGGAAAGGCTAAAAGGTCAAATTTTGGAGCTTGAGCTAAACCTTCATAAAGAAGAAGAGATCTATGAGAAAAATTTAGATGAGAAAGCtaaggaaataggcagcctaacCCAGCTGATTGAAGAGTTTAAGAAAAATGCTGAAAACACCAATAGTGCATTCACTGCTTTGTCTGAAGAAAGAGACCAACTTCTTTCTCAGGTGAAGGAACTTAGTGTGGTAACGGAACTGAGGGCTCAGGTACAGCAACTGGAAGTGAACCTTGCAGAAGCAGAAAGGCAAAAAAGACTTGACTATGAAAGCCAGACTGCTCATCACAACTTGCTCACTGAACAGATCCACAGTCTCAGCATAGAAGCCAAAACTAAAGATGTAAAGATTGAAGTTTTACAGAACGAACTTGATGATGTGCAGGTTCAGTTTTCCGAGCAGAGTACAGTGATCAAAAGCCTGCAGAGCCAGCTGCAGAAGAAGGAAAGTGAAGTGCTCGAGGGGGCAGACCGTGAGCGGGATATCTCAAATAAGGTGGAAGAACTTTTACAGGCTCTTTCACAGAAGGAACTTGAAATAGCAAAAATGGACCAACTCttactagagaaaaagaaagatgtggaAATCCTCCAACAAACCATCAAGGAGAAGGATCAGCAAGTGACAGAAATCAGCTTTAGTATGATGGAGAAAATGGTTCAGCTTAATGAAGAGAAGTTTTCTCTTGGGGTTGAAATTAAGACTCTTAAAGAACAGCTGAATTTATTATCCAGAGCTGAAGAGGCCAAAAAAGAGCAGGTGGAAGAAGATAAAGAAACTGTTTCTGGCATTAAACAGAATTATGATGAGCTGAACCCAGTAGGGCTAATAAGTAAAGAAGAACTTCAGTATGAATTAGACCttgtaaagaaagaaagtgagcagagaaaaagaaagctccAGGCTGCTCTTGTTAACAGAAAGGAACTTCTACAGAGAGTCAGTAGATTAGAAGAGGAATTGGCCAAAGTGAAAGATGAACCCAGGAAAGACACCCCACTCAGTGAGAGTGAGAGGAGGGAAATGGAGGAagataaagaaagcaaaaaagactCAGAAAAATGTATGACTTCTAAGTGCCGAGAAATAGAAATGGTAATATCTTTAAAACAGGTAATATCTGAGAAGGAAGTGGAACTAGAGCAGATAAGGAAGGATTTGGAAGAAAAGGCAGCAGCTGAAGAACAGTTACAGGCTGTGGTCAAACAGATGAATCAGAATTTGCAAGAGAAGACAAACCAAATAGATCTGCTCCAAGCAGAAATCATTGAAAACCAAACAGTTATCCAAAAGTTAACCACAGGTAACAAGGATGCAGGTGATGGAGAGTCAGCAGCACCTGTAAAAGTAGCAGCAGCCATCAGTCCACTTGGTGCAGGTAGTGGAGAACACTGGAAAccagaactggaagaaaaaatagtggaccttgaaaaagaaaaggagcaaCTTCAAAAGAAGCTACAGGAAGTATTAACCTCTCGCAAGGTGATTCTAAAAAAGGCACAGGAGAAAGAAAGACATCTTCGGGAGGAGCTCAAGCATCAGAAAGATGACTATAATCGCTTGCAAGAACAGTTTGATgagcaaagcaaggaaaatgaGAACATTGGGGACCAACTAAGGCAACTACAGATTCAAGTAAAGGAATCTTCGGACAGAAAACTCCCAGGCAGTGGCCAGCAGGTTCCAGATTCTCCCACTCAAGGTTTAGAAGAACCTTTATTCAAAGCCACAGAGCAGCAACCTGCTCAACCTGCTTCAGAGTCTGACTTGTACCCAGACTGGCCTTCTCATCCTGGAGATACAAATGGTCTGCAGGGCAATACTGCTATTGCCCAGATTAAGACACAGCTGAAAGAAACAGAGACTGAGAAAGAAGAGTTAGAGTTGAAGGTTAGCTCTACAATAAGTGAGCTGACTAAAAAATCAGAAGAGGTATTTCAGTTACAAGAGCAGATAAATAAACAGAATTTAGAAATCCAGAGTCTGAAGGCAGCGTCCCATGAAGCTGAAGCCCACACAGAAAGCCTGAGGCAACAACTGGAAAGCAGTCAACTAGAAATCACTGGATTAGAACATTTAAGAGAATTACAGCCTGAACTAGATGAACTGCAAAAACTCATaagcaaaaaagaagaagaagttaGATACCTTTCTGGACAGCTTAGTGAGAAGGAAACAGCCCTTACTAAAGTACAGACAGAGATAACAGAACAAGAGGATTTAGTGAAGGCTCTGCATACAGAACTGGAAATGCAAGCCAAAGAACATGATGAGAAGATAAAGCAGTTACAGGTGGAGCTTTGTGAAATGAAGCAGAAACCAGAAGAGACTGGAGAAGAAAGTAAAGCAAAGCAACAAATACAGAGGAAACTGCAAGCTGCCCTTATTTCCCGAAAAgaagtactaaaagaaaacaaacgtcTCCAAGAGGAGTTGTCTTTGGCCAGAGATAACATTGAACATCTCACCCAGTCTCTGGCAGATGTGGAAAACCAAGTTTCTgctcaaaataaagagaaagatatattcttaggcaagTTAGCTCtttttcaggaagaaagagacaaaCTCATTGCAGAAATGGACATATCTTTAATGGAAAATCAAAGTCTCAATGGTTCTTGTGAAAGTCTGAAATTAGCTCTGGAGGGTCTTACTGAAGACAAGGAAAACTTagtgaaagaaattgaatcttTGAAATGTTCTAAGATTGCAGAAATAACAGAGTGGCAAGAGAAACACAAAGAGTTACAAAAGGAATATGAAATTCTTCTGCAGTCCTATGAGAATGTTAGTAATGAGGCAGAAAGGATTCAGCATGTGGTAGAAACTGTGAGGCAAGAGAAGCAAGAACTATACGGCAAGTTAAGAAGCACagaaggaaacaagaaagaaacagaaaagcagttGCAGGAAGCTAAACAGGAAATGGAGGAGATGAAAGAAAAGATGAGAAAGTTTGCTAAATCTAAACAGCAGAAAATCCTAGAGTTGGAAGAAGAGAATGAGAGGCTTAGAGCAGAGGTACACCCTGCAGGAGGTACATCTAAAGATAGTATGGAAGCACTTCTTTCTTCCAATTCTGACATGAAGGAGGAACTAGAAAGGGTCCAAACAGAGTATAAAACCCTTTCTAAGGAGTTTGAGGCTTTAATGATGGAGAAGGACTCTTTAAGTGAAGAGGTTCAGGATTTAAAGCATCAGATAGAAGGTAATGTATCCAAACAAGCTAGCCTGGAGGCCACTGAGAAACATGATAACCGGATGGTTGTCACTGAAGAGGCAACCCAGTCTGCTCCAGGTGAGGCCCATGAGCAAAGCTCTCCAAGTATGAACCCAAGGTCTGAAAATTCAGAATCCATTCATTCAGAGAACAGTGCCAAGCCTGATATAAGTGAGAATGTCAGCTTACATGATGAAATTAATAATTACCTACAGCAGATGGATCAGCTCAAAGAAAGAATCACTGAATTAGAGGAGGACAAGCAGAAAGACAAGGAATTTAGCCAGACTTTAGAAAATGAGAGAGCTGCTTTATTGAGTCAAATATCAGCTAAGGATGCTGAACTAAGAATGCTTCAGGAAGAAGTAACCAAAATAAACTCATTAAATCAGCAAATCCAAGAAGAACTTGCCAGAGTTACCAAGCTAAAGGAGAcagcagaggaagagaaagatgatTTGGAAGAGAGGCTTATGAATCAATTAGCAGAACTTAATGGAAGCATTGGGAATTATTATCAGGATGTTACAGATGCCCAAATCAAAAATGAACTACTAGAATCTGAAATGCAGAACCTTAAAAAGTGTGTGAGTGAATTGGAAGAAGAAAAGCAGCAGTTAGTCAAGGAGAAAACTAAGGTGGAATCAGAAATACGAAAGGAAtatatggagaaaatacaaggtgCTCAGAAAGGGCCTGGCAATAAAAGTCATGCAAAGGAACTTCAGGagctgttaaaagaaaaacagcaagaaGTAAAGCAGCTGCAGAAGGATTGCATTAGGTACCAAGAGAAAATCAGTGCTCTGGAGAGAACTGTTAAGGCCTTAGAATTTGTTCAGACTGAGTCCCAAAAAGATTTGGAAATAACCAAAGAAAATCTGGCTCAAGCCAATGAACATCGCAAGAAGGCAGAAACAGAATTAGCTAGCTTCAAAGTACTGCTAGATGACACTCAAAGTGAAGCAGCAAGGGTCCTAGCAGACAATTTCAAGTTGAAAAAGGAGCTTCAGTCAAATAAAGAATCAGTTAAAAGCCAAATGAAACAAAAGGATGAAGATCTTGAGCGAAGACTGGAGCAGGTAGAGGAGAAACACCTGAAAGAGAAGAAGAATATGCAAGAGAAACTGGATGCTTTGCATAGAGAAAAAGTCCACTTAGAAGAGACATTTGGAGAGATTCAGGTTACTTTGAACAAGAAAGACAAGGAAGTTAAGCAACTTCAGGAAAACTTGGATAGTACTGTGGCCCAGCTTGCAGCTTTCACTAAGAGCATGTCTTCCCTCCAGGATGATCGGGACAGGGTGATAGATGAAGCCAAGAAATGGGAGAGGAAGTTCAGTGTTGCTATTCAaaccaaagaagaagaaattagacTTAAAGAAGAGAATTTCAGTGTTCTAAAGGATCAGCTTAGGCAGATGTCCATCCACATGGAGGAATTGAAGATCAACATTTCCAGGTAAATGAATGATGACTTTTTTTGCTCTTCCAAAGGTAATTGAAGGCAAAGGAAGTCTCTATTTAAACTATTTCTATTCCCTTTAATATTATGGGACTGATTTTGGTTTAAATTCTCCCTGAAGATGTATTCCCTCTCACTTCTGTCTCTCTCGCTCTCTTGCAAATGACTTACAAATGACTTTCTGCTACAACTTGTATTAACATGAAAAATTTACATCTGCTTCTCTACCCATCTTTCTATTGAGAGATCTCTtagatttcttcctttcttctcatttccattATCCTTGTCTGAATTTTTACCATAGTACATATTATTGTACTCTCAAATTACTGCCTTAGCCTCTGAAACgatctcctcttttctcttcctcataTTCCACATAAATTCATACTGCATATGCCTGCTAGAGTTACTTTCTTCAAACTCCAATTTTATATCACTTTTCAAGCTCAGGAAATAACAGTGTCCCCCACACTTTGTACTCTCATTTTTAGTAGGATCCTTCTGCTCTGAGACAGGTCTCCTCATTGCCTCTCATACCAAGATTATTCCGTTAAGGGGCCAGACAACAGCTTGTCTAGAGCAAAGAACAAAATTGGGGGCACTTTTTAGAGTGTCCAAGGTCATGTCACTAAATTAGCAACATACtgtggagtttatttttatacgAATTCTTAGGTGCAATATACCTTTAATACAGAACATTCAGTAGAGCTAATACCTCTTTATTAAAAAGATGAACACCTTCAATTATGAATATTTATTCACTTGTAGATCTGAGTACATGTTTTAGTATGTGTTCCTTAGGCATCAAGTACTTTTCCCTTGAAATCTGTAATTAAtgaccttctctctttttctaggCTTGAACATGACAAGCAGATTTGGGAGTCCAAAGCTCAGACAGAAGTCCAGCTTCAGCAGAAGATCTGTGATACTCtacagggagaaaataaagaactttttTCCCAGCTAGAAGAGACTCAACATCTATACCATAGTTCTCAGGATGAATTAGCTAAGTTGGAATCAGAAATGAAGATTCTCAGAGACCAGTCAACTGATTTAAATAactctttagaaaaatataaggaaaataaagaaaatttggaagGGATCATAAAGCAGCAAGAGGCTGATATCCAAAATTGTAAGTTCAGTTATGAACAGCTAGAGACAGATCTTCAGGCCTCCAGACAACTGACCAGTAGGCTGCATGAAGAAATAAACATGAAAGAGCAGAAGATTATAAGCCTGCTTTCTGCCAAGGAACAGGCAGTCCAAGTAGTTGCTGAACTGCATCAGCAGCatgacaaagaaattaaagaattggAAAATCTGCTgtcccaggaggaagaggagaatacTGTTTtagaagaagagaacaaaaaagctGTTGACAAAACCAATCAGCTTATGGAAACactgaaaaacatgaaaaaggagaacatgCAACAGAAGGCTCAGTTGAATTCCTTTGTTAAATCCATGTCTTCTCTCCAGGATGACCGAGACCGTATAGTAGGTGACTACCAACAGCTGGAAGAGCGACATCTCTCTGTGATCTTGGAAAAAGACCAACTCATCCAGGATGCTGCTACTGAGAATaataagctgaaggaagaaattcGATGCTTGAGAAGTCATATGGATGATCTCAATTCTGAGAATGCCAAGCTCAATGCAGAACTGATCCAATATAGAGAAGACCTGAACCAAGTGATATCAAGGAAGGACTGTCAGCAAAAGCAGCTCCTTGAAGCTCAACTTCAGCAGACTAAGGAGGTGAAAAGTGAGTATGCTAAATTAGAAGAAAAGCTCAAGGAGTCTGAGGAAGCAAAGGAGGAGCTGCAGAGGTTCTCTCTTGCCCTACAGGAGGAGAAACGAGGTTTATCTAAAGAGATTGAGAACTTAAAAGTATCTCTATCCCAACTAAAGAAACAATTGACAGCCTTGCAAGAAGAAGGTACTTTAGGAATATTCCAGGCCcaattaaaagcaaaagaagGAGAGGTAGAGAAGTTAAATACTACCCTTTCTTTGTCTCAGAAGAGAATTACAGAACTGGAAGAGGAATTGGTTCGTGTTCAGAAGGAAGCTGCCAAAAAGGTAGGTGAAATTGAAGATAAACTGAAGAAAGAATTAAAGCATCTTCATCATGATGCAGGGATAATGCGAAATGAAACTGAAACAGCAGAAGAGAGGGTGGCGGAGCTA contains:
- the GOLGB1 gene encoding golgin subfamily B member 1 isoform X1 gives rise to the protein MLSRLSGLANVVLHELSGDETDENMTASLEPELPQESDMEFNDRTQEDVLERLAYAEQLVQELKEIIGQKDAQLQQKDEILQEERKAADNKIKKLKLHAKAKLTSLNKHIEEMKAQGGTVLSTEPQSEEQLSKHDKSSTEEEMEVEKIKHELQEKEELISSLQAQLSQAQAEQATQFAKSSTEMEEFLMMKKQLQEKEELISTLQTQLSQTQAEQAAQLSSMQQVVREKDARFETQVRLHEDELLQLVTQADVETEMQQKLRVLQRKLEEHEEALLGRAQVVDLLQQELTAAEQRNQIFSQQLQQIEAEQSTLRNTIETERQESKILMEKMELEVAKRKLSFHNLKEEMHHLLEQLEQAGQAQAELQSRYSALEQKYKTEMAEKTSHILSLQKTEQELHSACDALKDQNSKLLQDKSEQAAHSAQVIQQLEDQLQEKSEEINQFLNKATLLKHEIASQTSLPDVSNEGTQAVTEESIAFLQKRVVELENEKGALLFNSVELEELKAENEKLASQITLLEAQKRTGEADREVSEMSMVDIARLNKSSSSAEESGQDVLENTFSQKHKELSTLLLEMKEAQEEIAFLKLQLQGKRADGDPEVPDQKEMKQTESEGIPPVKMTVLLEDTGQHFPPMPNEGSGLPTTEKEEQINTKYQHRTSEEISLSDTGMELKSAKQDDDDKSPSVVSGICQYHQDELERLKGQILELELNLHKEEEIYEKNLDEKAKEIGSLTQLIEEFKKNAENTNSAFTALSEERDQLLSQVKELSVVTELRAQVQQLEVNLAEAERQKRLDYESQTAHHNLLTEQIHSLSIEAKTKDVKIEVLQNELDDVQVQFSEQSTVIKSLQSQLQKKESEVLEGADRERDISNKVEELLQALSQKELEIAKMDQLLLEKKKDVEILQQTIKEKDQQVTEISFSMMEKMVQLNEEKFSLGVEIKTLKEQLNLLSRAEEAKKEQVEEDKETVSGIKQNYDELNPVGLISKEELQYELDLVKKESEQRKRKLQAALVNRKELLQRVSRLEEELAKVKDEPRKDTPLSESERREMEEDKESKKDSEKCMTSKCREIEMVISLKQVISEKEVELEQIRKDLEEKAAAEEQLQAVVKQMNQNLQEKTNQIDLLQAEIIENQTVIQKLTTGNKDAGDGESAAPVKVAAAISPLGAGSGEHWKPELEEKIVDLEKEKEQLQKKLQEVLTSRKVILKKAQEKERHLREELKHQKDDYNRLQEQFDEQSKENENIGDQLRQLQIQVKESSDRKLPGSGQQVPDSPTQGLEEPLFKATEQQPAQPASESDLYPDWPSHPGDTNGLQGNTAIAQIKTQLKETETEKEELELKVSSTISELTKKSEEVFQLQEQINKQNLEIQSLKAASHEAEAHTESLRQQLESSQLEITGLEHLRELQPELDELQKLISKKEEEVRYLSGQLSEKETALTKVQTEITEQEDLVKALHTELEMQAKEHDEKIKQLQVELCEMKQKPEETGEESKAKQQIQRKLQAALISRKEVLKENKRLQEELSLARDNIEHLTQSLADVENQVSAQNKEKDIFLGKLALFQEERDKLIAEMDISLMENQSLNGSCESLKLALEGLTEDKENLVKEIESLKCSKIAEITEWQEKHKELQKEYEILLQSYENVSNEAERIQHVVETVRQEKQELYGKLRSTEGNKKETEKQLQEAKQEMEEMKEKMRKFAKSKQQKILELEEENERLRAEVHPAGGTSKDSMEALLSSNSDMKEELERVQTEYKTLSKEFEALMMEKDSLSEEVQDLKHQIEGNVSKQASLEATEKHDNRMVVTEEATQSAPGEAHEQSSPSMNPRSENSESIHSENSAKPDISENVSLHDEINNYLQQMDQLKERITELEEDKQKDKEFSQTLENERAALLSQISAKDAELRMLQEEVTKINSLNQQIQEELARVTKLKETAEEEKDDLEERLMNQLAELNGSIGNYYQDVTDAQIKNELLESEMQNLKKCVSELEEEKQQLVKEKTKVESEIRKEYMEKIQGAQKGPGNKSHAKELQELLKEKQQEVKQLQKDCIRYQEKISALERTVKALEFVQTESQKDLEITKENLAQANEHRKKAETELASFKVLLDDTQSEAARVLADNFKLKKELQSNKESVKSQMKQKDEDLERRLEQVEEKHLKEKKNMQEKLDALHREKVHLEETFGEIQVTLNKKDKEVKQLQENLDSTVAQLAAFTKSMSSLQDDRDRVIDEAKKWERKFSVAIQTKEEEIRLKEENFSVLKDQLRQMSIHMEELKINISRLEHDKQIWESKAQTEVQLQQKICDTLQGENKELFSQLEETQHLYHSSQDELAKLESEMKILRDQSTDLNNSLEKYKENKENLEGIIKQQEADIQNCKFSYEQLETDLQASRQLTSRLHEEINMKEQKIISLLSAKEQAVQVVAELHQQHDKEIKELENLLSQEEEENTVLEEENKKAVDKTNQLMETLKNMKKENMQQKAQLNSFVKSMSSLQDDRDRIVGDYQQLEERHLSVILEKDQLIQDAATENNKLKEEIRCLRSHMDDLNSENAKLNAELIQYREDLNQVISRKDCQQKQLLEAQLQQTKEVKSEYAKLEEKLKESEEAKEELQRFSLALQEEKRGLSKEIENLKVSLSQLKKQLTALQEEGTLGIFQAQLKAKEGEVEKLNTTLSLSQKRITELEEELVRVQKEAAKKVGEIEDKLKKELKHLHHDAGIMRNETETAEERVAELARDLVEMEQKLLMVTEENKGLTAQIQSFGRSMSSLQDSRDHANEEVEELKKKYEASLKELAQLREEQGLLSKERDVLVSKAAFPVNTTEDNSLPHLEKLNQQLLSKDDQLLHLSSQLEDSYNQVQSFSKAMASLQNERDRLLSELDKFRKSEEGKQRSAAPPSTSPDEVQSLKKAMSSLQNDRDRLLKELKNLQQQYLQINQEITELRPLKAQLQEYQDKTKTFQIMQEELRQENLSWQHELHQLRMEKSSWEIHERRMKEQYLMAIADKDQQLSHLQNLMRELRSSSSPTETHKMQYQRQASPETPASLDGSQNLVYETERLRTQLNDSLKEIHQKELRIQQLNSKFSQLLEEKNTLSIQLCDTSQSLRENQQHYSDLFNHCAVLEKQVQELQAVSEKGPLNIDVAPGAPQEKNGAHRKGDPEELREPQLSFSEAQQQLCNTKQEMNELRKLLEEERDQKVAAEAALSMAEEQIRRLEHGEWDSARSPIIGSCGSQEQALLIDLTSNSCRRTRSGAGWKRVLRSLCHSRTRVPLLAAIYFLMVHVLLVLCFTGHL